One segment of Brassica napus cultivar Da-Ae chromosome C3, Da-Ae, whole genome shotgun sequence DNA contains the following:
- the LOC106441284 gene encoding dihomomethionine N-hydroxylase-like, which produces MEYNFFTSVYITFCITLGMLFLIKRFLGLLLGGDGGGKQLPPCPPGIPMIGNLVGMLMNRPTTKWIVRVMNDMKTDIACFRFGRVHVIAITSDEIAREVVKEKDSVFADRPDSYSAEYISCGYKGVVFDEYGERQMKMKKVMTSELMSTKALDLLRDVRNLESDNLLAYVLNLYKKGRLVNVRDIVCTHTHSVKMRLLFGRKHFKETTKDGSLGPMEKEHFDAIFKALDCFFSFYIADYYSLFRGWNLQGEEVVLREAVDVIAKYNKMIIDEKIDLWRKNCDANKNVPKDWLDILFTLKDDKGKPLLTPEEITHLSIDLDVVGIDNAVNVIEWTLAEMLNQREILEQAVEEIDRVVGKDRLVQESDVPKLNYVKACIRETLRLHPTNPFLVPHMARQDTTLAGYFVPKGSHILVSRPGIGRNPKTWDEPLIYKPERHLTGDEVMLTEPDMRLVSFGTGRRGCVGTKLGTYMIVTLLGRLLQGFDWTLPPKTGKVELVESKENLFMAKPLLACVEPRLDPNMYPKRRTRLA; this is translated from the exons AtggaatataattttttcacCTCAGTTTATATCACATTTTGTATCACTCTGGGTATGTTGTTTCTCATAAAAAGGTTCTTAGGACTTCTTCTTGGGGGTGATGGTGGTGGTAAGCAGCTCCCTCCATGCCCgcctggaattccgatgatcGGAAACTTAGTGGGAATGCTCATGAACAGACCAACTACCAAGTGGATAGTTCGTGTGATGAACGATATGAAGACGGATATAGCTTGCTTCCGCTTCGGTCGTGTTCATGTCATTGCCATAACGTCTGATGAGATTGCCCGTGAAGTCGTCAAGGAAAAAGACTCGGTGTTTGCAGACAGGCCGGACTCTTACTCCGCCGAATACATAAGTTGCGG GTACAAGGGGGTGGTGTTCGATGAGTACGGCGAGAGAcaaatgaagatgaagaaagtGATGACGTCCGAGTTAATGTCCACAAAGGCTTTAGACTTATTACGCGACGTTAGAAACTTGGAATCCGACAACCTCCTCGCATATGTTCTTAACCTATACAAGAAAGGTAGGTTAGTGAACGTAAGGGATATCGTATGCACCCACACTCACAGTGTGAAGATGAGACTCTTGTTTGGTCGAAAGCATTTCAAGGAAACGACAAAGGATGGGAGCCTCGGTCCGATGGAGAAAGAACATTTTGACGCCATTTTCAAGGCTCTTGATTGTTTCTTTAGCTTTTACATAGCTGATTACTACTCTTTATTTAGAGGATGGAATCTTCAAGGAGAGGAGGTTGTGTTAAGAGAAGCCGTTGATGTTATCGCTAAGTACAACAAAATGATTATTGATGAGAAGATAGACTTGTGGAGAAAAAACTGCGATGCAAACAAGAACGTGCCCAAGGATTGGCTAGATATCCTCTTCACTCTCAAAGATGATAAGGGCAAGCCGCTGCTTACGCCCGAAGAAATCACACATCTTTCCATT GATCTTGATGTAGTGGGCATTGATAATGCAGTGAATGTAATAGAGTGGACATTAGCGGAAATGTTGAACCAAAGAGAGATTCTTGAACAAGCAGTGGAAGAGATTGATAGGGTTGTGGGAAAAGATAGACTTGTTCAAGAATCAGATGTACCAAAGCTAAATTACGTCAAAGCGTGTATCAGAGAAACTCTTAGACTTCACCCTACCAACCCTTTCCTCGTCCCTCACATGGCTCGTCAAGACACAACTCTCGCTGGATATTTCGTCCCAAAag GCAGTCATATTCTAGTGAGTCGTCCTGGTATTGGTCGAAACCCTAAAACATGGGACGAGCCACTCATCTACAAGCCTGAGCGTCACCTAACCGGTGATGAAGTGATGTTGACTGAGCCAGACATGCGACTCGTTTCATTTGGAACCGGTAGGCGTGGCTGCGTTGGGACTAAGCTTGGGACCTATATGATTGTTACATTACTGGGAAGGCTTCTTCAAGGGTTCGACTGGACGCTTCCTCCAAAGACGGGCAAAGTCGAGCTAGTCGAATCGAAAGAAAACTTATTCATGGCTAAACCTCTCTTGGCTTGTGTCGAGCCTAGATTAGATCCCAACATGTATCCTAAACGTCGGACCAGACTGGCTTGA
- the LOC106437531 gene encoding UDP-glycosyltransferase 79B6 — MGSKFHAFMFPWFGFGHMTAFLHLANKLAEKGHKITFLLPKKALKQLEPLNLFPECIVFHTLTIPSVDGLPDGAETTADIPITLGGFLASAMDRTRGQVEEAVRLACVAISFVPGRSPDELAIPPPGYPSSKVLLHGQETNSLSFLSYPFGDGVTFYERIMTGLVNCDVISIRTCQEMEGKFCDFIEREFQRKVLLTGPMLPEPDNIKPLEDRWHQWLSRFEPGSVVYCSLGSQIILEKEEFQELCLGIELTGLPFIVAVKPPKGASTIQEALPEGFEDRVKERGVVWGEWVQQPLILAHPSIGCFVSHCGFGSMWESLLNDCQIVFIPHLGEQIFNTRLMSEELEVSVEVKREETGWFSKEKISGAVRSVMDKDTELGNLVRRNHAKLKESLLSSGIISGYVNKYVEALEKLV, encoded by the exons atgggATCAAAGTTTCATGCTTTTATGTTCccatggtttggttttggtcaCATGACTGCATTTCTGCATCTGGCTAATAAACTAGCGGAGAAAGGTCACAAAATCACTTTCTTGCTCCCCAAGAAAGCTCTGAAGCAACTTGAACCTCTCAATCTGTTCCCAGAATGCATTGTCTTTCACACTCTTACCATCCCTTCTGTGGATGGTCTCCCTGATGGCGCCGAAACAACCGCGGATATACCAATCACGTTAGGGGGTTTTCTGGCCTCAGCTATGGACCGCACACGCGGTCAGGTCGAAGAAGCGGTTCGATTAG CATGTGTAGCTATCTCATTTGTCCCTGGTCGTAGTCCAGATGAATTAGCTATACCTCCTCCGGGGTATCCTTCGTCCAAGGTGTTGCTTCACGGACAAGAAACCAATTCCTTGTCATTTCTGTCCTATCCATTTGGTGATGGAGTGACGTTTTACGAACGGATCATGACAGGGCTTGTGAACTGTGATGTCATATCGATAAGGACTTGCCAGGAAATGGAAGGAAAATTCTGCGATTTTATCGAAAGGGAATTTCAAAGAAAAGTTCTCTTGACGGGTCCAATGCTTCCTGAGCCGGACAATATCAAACCACTAGAAGATCGATGGCATCAATGGCTGAGCCGGTTCGAACCAGGATCAGTAGTATACTGTTCGCTTGGCAGCCAAATCATTCTTGAGAAGGAAGAATTTCAAGAACTCTGCTTAGGAATTGAGCTGACCGGTTTACCATTTATTGTAGCGGTAAAGCCACCAAAAGGCGCATCTACCATCCAGGAAGCATTACCAGAAGGGTTCGAAGATCGGGTTAAGGAGCGTGGAGTGGTTTGGGGAGAATGGGTGCAGCAGCCACTGATATTGGCTCATCCATCAATAGGTTGCTTTGTGAGCCATTGTGGATTTGGATCAATGTGGGAGTCTCTATTGAATGACTGCCAAATAGTGTTTATTCCACATTTGGGTGAGCAAATATTCAACACCAGGCTAATGAGCGAGGAACTTGAGGTCTCGGTGGAGGTGAAAAGAGAGGAAACAGGATGGTTTTCAAAGGAGAAGATAAGCGGGGCGGTTAGGTCAGTGATGGACAAGGACACCGAGCTAGGGAACCTAGTAAGGAGGAACCACGCCAAATTGAAGGAGTCTCTACTTAGCTCTGGAATAATCAGTGGTTATGTCAATAAGTATGTAGAAGCACTGGAGAAACTAGTCTAA
- the LOC106441694 gene encoding uncharacterized protein LOC106441694, which produces MEVWEQIPLRQVAQITTEDDFKTALVKLRGMICLPPTGITNSVVPCVCWSLWLARNTKIFEGRTLSPIEIATRALRLAREWNTAQTPTEKRPRNLQIRQPNANRPSSSTIASPIISCTTDAAWNKQSKQAGLAWTFSGTDLPSTITGSTTQPFVSSPLLAEALAVRLALIKAATFEFPRLKVSSDNQTLIRAISNDLQLKEIHGIIADIHQISSAFVNISFSYFPREQNRDADALAKRALNSIYVLDP; this is translated from the coding sequence ATGGAAGTCTGGGAACAAATTCCCCTCCGACAAGTAGCTCAGATAACTACAGAAGACGACTTCAAAACGGCACTGGTCAAGCTCAGAGGTATGATATGCCTTCCTCCAACAGGGATCACTAATAGTGTGGTTCCTTGTGTTTGTTGGTCTCTCTGGCTAGCAAGAAACACCAAAATCTTCGAAGGTCGAACCCTCTCCCCTATAGAGATCGCAACGAGAGCGTTGAGATTAGCAAGGGAGTGGAATACGGCTCAAACCCCTACAGAAAAGAGGCCAAGAAACTTACAGATCAGACAGCCAAATGCAAACCGACCCTCGAGCTCAACAATCGCATCGCCAATAATCTCTTGTACGACCGACGCCGCTTGGAACAAGCAATCGAAGCAAGCAGGACTAGCATGGACTTTCTCTGGTACTGATCTACCATCAACAATCACTGGTTCAACCACCCAACCCTTCGTTAGCTCTCCCCTACTAGCGGAAGCGCTAGCGGTGAGATTGGCCCTCATCAAGGCAGCGACTTTTGAGTTCCCAAGGCTCAAAGTGTCCTCCGACAACCAAACGCTCATAAGAGCAATCTCCAACGACTTGCAGCTTAAGGAAATCCATGGAATCATAGCTGATATCCACCAAATCTCCTCTGCCTTCGTCAATATCTCATTTAGTTATTTTCCTCGTGAACAAAACAGAGACGCCGACGCTCTTGCTAAGCGGGCTCTCAATTCTATCTATGTATTGGACCCTTAA